A genomic window from Abyssisolibacter fermentans includes:
- a CDS encoding phosphodiester glycosidase family protein, which produces MNNALKKFLSTLAISIFLITNSCSTYAQEQFLIYQDRQEKIVSSGLIHESIKKFTSTGWVNINVLRVDLSDKYTNIKPLYDKDGVIEKDTIKGMVVDSGAIAGINADYFYTDHFSTPIGPIIDDNKFISSPNNSAKQFPVFFMDDNKIPSIDFLQWNMKVIPQDKEPLTVYSINKDSNTFEGIVMFDKNWSNKTIGNRYYPNTTEVVIENDTVISVQTGHAPLDMPENGYVLAGRNFAGEQLLQNFKVGDKVNLQINASKDLNEISSAVGGGAVLVKAGKIADNFTIDIKGNQPRTALGITKDKKQLIIAVVDGRHTSYKGLTQTEMADLMIHLGAYDAINFDGGGSTTMVLSSLDKDTPVVVNYPSDGSQRRVINGVGVFNDAPQKSLSKIEIICNNTDIFVDTSREFFVKGYDRYNNPVPVDQDSVKYYIEDTKGSLKENIFTPHEVGTGTIIAKYKNKKAEIEINVLNSVKEIQSDQYYYSVDVDSEIVLADLLKNVYGLNDEGYSSKINVEDIQWDVFGDIGSVKDGVLYTSKTPNSGVLTANIGDAVKNFKFSVGYVMKMLEDFENTNGLSFTSYPNVVQGNIKTSSKSKDSTHSLKLEYDFTNSEDTQAAYIELKNGGIKLENKADKLGLWVYGNQKNHWLRAEIYDSKGNLHRLNLANDIDWKYWKWVTADIPSYISYPITVKRIYLVETNPLNMDKGYILVDGLKSLYHTPYSYETKAPEETMIKDVKEKLLDITDGGYKAIITTGVNKLDTLLDYQIANNLNKALNTSNINIVLNNLPDSFANLNSEATLNPKTGFSGYSKGSAMFIQLNDLNGGIRQANPYQWTEFLTTLQNTDQDNIIISLPKPVFGDNGFSDSMEAELFHRVLLDYKKDKNIWVVQTGSFNKTQFKDGIRYIYINDKYSADNVFDMKYLTFTVKNKEVTYSFQNLFDN; this is translated from the coding sequence ATGAATAATGCACTTAAAAAGTTTTTATCTACTCTAGCTATATCTATTTTCCTAATTACAAACTCATGTAGTACATATGCACAAGAACAGTTTCTCATATATCAAGATAGACAAGAAAAAATTGTTTCGAGTGGACTTATACATGAAAGTATCAAAAAATTCACATCAACAGGTTGGGTTAACATCAATGTTTTAAGGGTTGATTTGTCAGATAAATATACAAACATTAAACCGCTATATGACAAGGATGGAGTTATAGAAAAAGATACTATAAAAGGTATGGTTGTTGATTCTGGCGCTATAGCAGGAATTAATGCAGATTATTTTTACACTGACCATTTTTCAACACCTATTGGTCCGATAATTGATGATAATAAGTTTATATCATCTCCTAATAATTCAGCCAAACAATTTCCAGTATTCTTTATGGATGATAATAAAATTCCTTCTATTGATTTTTTACAATGGAATATGAAAGTAATCCCTCAAGATAAAGAGCCACTTACTGTTTACTCTATAAACAAAGACAGTAATACATTTGAAGGTATTGTCATGTTTGATAAGAATTGGTCAAACAAGACCATTGGAAATAGATATTATCCAAACACTACTGAGGTCGTGATAGAAAATGATACTGTTATAAGCGTTCAAACTGGACATGCCCCATTAGATATGCCTGAAAATGGTTATGTACTTGCTGGAAGAAATTTCGCGGGTGAACAATTACTGCAAAATTTTAAGGTTGGTGATAAGGTAAATCTTCAAATTAATGCATCAAAAGATTTAAATGAAATTTCTTCAGCAGTTGGTGGCGGCGCTGTTCTTGTTAAAGCTGGTAAAATAGCTGATAATTTTACTATTGACATAAAAGGAAACCAACCAAGAACCGCATTAGGTATTACTAAGGATAAAAAACAATTAATCATAGCTGTAGTTGATGGAAGACATACTTCTTACAAGGGTTTGACACAAACTGAAATGGCAGATTTAATGATTCATCTTGGAGCATATGATGCAATCAATTTTGATGGAGGAGGTTCTACTACTATGGTTTTATCTTCACTTGATAAAGATACTCCTGTTGTAGTTAATTATCCATCTGATGGCAGTCAAAGAAGAGTAATAAATGGAGTCGGTGTCTTTAATGATGCTCCACAAAAATCTCTAAGTAAAATTGAGATTATATGTAATAATACAGACATTTTTGTTGATACTTCAAGAGAATTTTTTGTTAAAGGCTATGATAGGTACAATAATCCTGTACCTGTTGATCAAGATTCTGTTAAATATTATATAGAAGATACAAAAGGTTCACTTAAAGAAAACATATTTACACCACATGAAGTTGGCACAGGAACTATAATTGCTAAATATAAAAATAAAAAAGCAGAAATAGAAATAAACGTATTAAACAGCGTTAAAGAAATTCAAAGCGATCAATACTACTATAGTGTAGATGTTGATAGTGAAATTGTTTTAGCGGATTTGTTGAAAAATGTATATGGACTTAATGATGAAGGTTATTCTAGCAAGATAAATGTAGAAGATATCCAGTGGGATGTATTTGGTGATATCGGTAGCGTAAAGGATGGTGTGTTATATACATCTAAAACACCAAATTCTGGTGTTTTGACTGCTAATATAGGCGATGCAGTTAAAAATTTTAAGTTTTCTGTTGGTTATGTTATGAAGATGCTTGAAGATTTTGAAAACACTAACGGCTTATCTTTTACAAGCTATCCTAACGTTGTTCAAGGAAATATAAAAACATCTTCAAAAAGTAAAGATAGTACTCATTCTTTAAAATTGGAATATGATTTCACAAATTCTGAAGATACTCAAGCTGCCTATATTGAATTAAAAAATGGTGGTATTAAACTAGAAAATAAGGCTGATAAGTTAGGTCTTTGGGTTTATGGTAATCAAAAAAATCATTGGTTAAGAGCTGAAATTTATGATAGTAAAGGTAACCTTCACAGGCTGAATTTGGCAAATGATATTGACTGGAAATATTGGAAATGGGTAACTGCTGATATTCCTTCATATATAAGCTATCCTATAACTGTTAAAAGAATTTACCTTGTTGAGACAAACCCTCTTAATATGGATAAGGGTTATATATTAGTTGATGGTTTGAAATCTCTATATCATACACCTTATTCCTATGAAACTAAGGCTCCAGAGGAAACTATGATAAAAGATGTAAAAGAAAAATTATTAGATATTACTGATGGTGGATATAAAGCTATTATAACAACAGGAGTAAATAAATTAGATACTTTGTTAGACTATCAGATAGCTAATAATTTAAATAAAGCATTAAACACCTCTAATATCAATATAGTACTAAATAATCTGCCTGATAGTTTTGCTAATTTAAATAGTGAAGCTACTCTAAACCCTAAAACTGGTTTTTCTGGATATTCAAAAGGAAGTGCTATGTTTATTCAACTAAACGATTTAAATGGTGGTATTAGACAAGCTAATCCGTATCAATGGACAGAATTTTTAACAACATTACAAAATACAGATCAAGATAATATTATTATTTCACTACCAAAACCTGTTTTTGGAGATAATGGTTTTTCAGATTCTATGGAAGCAGAGCTGTTTCACAGAGTATTATTAGATTATAAGAAGGATAAGAATATTTGGGTTGTCCAAACTGGTAGCTTTAATAAAACTCAATTTAAAGATGGTATCCGCTATATTTATATAAATGATAAATATTCTGCTGATAATGTTTTTGATATGAAATATCTAACTTTTACTGTTAAAAACAAAGAAGTAACCTACTCTTTCCAAAATTTATTTGATAATTAG
- a CDS encoding S-layer homology domain-containing protein: MYKKIVIFFVACFLLTCTNNITLASSNVKRENPSRKELERLIDEVAKKRGIPTVILKSVARVESVFKQYNTDGSVYTGSRGSIGVMQINNRGAGFDTNRLKYDINYNIEAGAEMLLRKWDTCVRKLPRFKDMDPNILEHWYFALWAYNGWSESNNPNTGKKKYAYQDLVYMIAEKEYNQTITKFNNKLLPKSGLPEKNKIYASPKDVHYGDVVKYQKGDIVSVNVQNSLKIRKEPAGKEKGSLAPEDILYVIDEPKLLSGYYWYNVKLKDTDLSGWVAGNWIIKIGDLIDETGIAIEAPFKDVSNCWGLKYIAKLKELGVITGENDHFYPKKNITREEFSVMIAKALKLEKTDIELPYEDVDMIKPWALDYVKSITAKNYFYGFTDNKFRPGYNITREEMAMILSTIIGIDAIHMDIELDYKDIDKITSKNLDYVKNVYGKNLMHGDNKNNFNPDRPLTRQEASKIIVQLLEYIDKNDNN; encoded by the coding sequence ATGTACAAGAAAATCGTTATATTTTTTGTGGCATGCTTTCTTTTAACTTGTACGAATAATATAACTTTAGCATCTAGCAATGTCAAAAGAGAAAATCCATCAAGGAAGGAACTTGAAAGATTAATAGATGAGGTTGCTAAGAAGCGAGGTATACCTACAGTGATATTAAAATCTGTAGCTAGAGTTGAAAGTGTTTTTAAGCAATATAATACAGATGGATCTGTATATACAGGTTCAAGAGGAAGTATTGGAGTAATGCAAATTAATAATAGAGGTGCTGGATTCGATACAAATAGATTGAAATATGATATTAATTATAATATTGAAGCTGGTGCTGAAATGTTGTTAAGAAAATGGGATACATGTGTAAGGAAGCTGCCAAGGTTTAAAGATATGGATCCAAATATTTTAGAGCATTGGTATTTTGCTTTATGGGCGTATAATGGTTGGAGTGAAAGTAACAATCCGAATACCGGTAAGAAAAAATATGCTTATCAGGATTTAGTGTATATGATAGCAGAAAAAGAATACAATCAGACTATCACTAAATTTAATAATAAGCTTTTACCTAAAAGTGGACTTCCGGAAAAAAACAAAATTTACGCTTCGCCAAAAGATGTACACTATGGAGATGTAGTAAAATACCAAAAAGGCGATATCGTATCAGTTAATGTCCAAAATTCACTTAAAATAAGAAAGGAACCTGCTGGCAAAGAAAAAGGAAGTCTAGCACCAGAAGATATTTTGTATGTAATTGATGAGCCTAAACTTTTATCTGGATATTATTGGTATAATGTTAAACTTAAAGATACAGATTTGAGTGGTTGGGTAGCAGGTAACTGGATTATTAAAATAGGCGATTTAATAGATGAAACTGGTATTGCTATCGAAGCACCATTTAAAGATGTATCAAATTGTTGGGGTTTGAAATATATAGCCAAATTAAAAGAACTAGGGGTAATAACTGGTGAGAATGATCATTTCTATCCAAAGAAGAATATAACAAGAGAAGAGTTTAGTGTCATGATCGCAAAGGCACTTAAATTAGAAAAAACAGATATTGAATTACCATACGAAGATGTTGATATGATAAAACCTTGGGCTTTAGATTATGTAAAATCAATCACAGCAAAAAATTATTTTTACGGATTTACAGATAATAAATTTAGACCAGGTTATAATATTACAAGAGAAGAAATGGCTATGATTTTAAGTACTATAATTGGTATTGATGCAATTCATATGGATATAGAACTTGATTATAAAGACATAGACAAAATAACGTCTAAGAATTTAGACTATGTAAAGAATGTATATGGTAAAAATTTAATGCATGGAGACAATAAAAACAACTTTAATCCAGATAGACCGCTTACAAGACAAGAAGCAAGCAAAATAATAGTACAATTATTAGAATATATAGATAAAAATGATAATAATTGA
- a CDS encoding SDR family NAD(P)-dependent oxidoreductase yields MKTILVTGSAGFIGFHVSKTLLKEGYNVIGVDNLNEYYDVKLKKDRLNILKKHDHFRFAFIDISKKKSVKKVFEMFDISIVINLAAQAGVRYSVSHPKAYIDSNLVGFANIIEECKNYKIEHLVFASSSSVYGINTNYPFSEHDNTDHPASLYAATKKSNELIAHAYSYTYGLPVTGLRLFTVYGPWGRPDMAVYHFTDSIIKNKVIKVYNYGYMERDFTYIDDIVEGIIQIMDKPPEGLKEFYKQQNNPSVSCARYRIYNLGNSKPIKLMDLIELLEKKLNKKSKIKYYPIHAGDIQKTYADVDDLFDAVQFKPEVTIEEGLDRFIQWYYKYYNISLQ; encoded by the coding sequence ATGAAAACTATATTAGTTACCGGAAGTGCAGGTTTTATAGGGTTTCATGTAAGTAAGACATTGTTAAAAGAAGGATATAATGTAATAGGTGTAGATAATTTAAATGAATACTATGATGTAAAGTTGAAAAAGGATAGGTTAAATATATTAAAAAAACATGACCATTTTAGGTTTGCCTTTATAGATATTAGTAAAAAAAAGTCGGTAAAAAAAGTTTTTGAAATGTTTGATATTTCTATAGTTATTAATTTAGCTGCACAGGCTGGTGTAAGATATAGTGTAAGCCATCCGAAGGCATACATTGACTCAAATCTTGTTGGCTTTGCAAATATTATAGAAGAGTGTAAAAATTATAAAATTGAACATTTAGTTTTTGCTTCATCAAGTTCGGTATATGGTATTAACACAAATTATCCATTTTCAGAACATGATAATACGGATCATCCTGCAAGCTTGTATGCAGCAACCAAAAAGTCTAATGAATTAATAGCTCATGCTTACAGTTATACGTATGGATTACCTGTAACAGGACTTAGATTATTTACAGTTTACGGACCATGGGGCAGACCTGATATGGCTGTTTACCATTTTACAGATTCAATAATAAAGAATAAGGTCATCAAAGTTTATAATTATGGCTATATGGAAAGAGATTTTACATATATAGATGATATCGTTGAAGGAATTATTCAAATAATGGATAAACCGCCTGAGGGTCTAAAAGAATTTTATAAACAGCAAAATAATCCGTCTGTTAGTTGTGCTAGGTACAGAATTTATAATCTTGGTAATAGTAAACCAATAAAGCTGATGGATTTAATCGAGTTACTAGAAAAAAAATTAAATAAAAAATCAAAAATAAAATATTATCCTATACATGCTGGAGACATACAAAAAACATATGCAGATGTAGATGATTTATTCGATGCTGTACAATTTAAGCCAGAGGTAACTATAGAAGAAGGCTTAGATAGATTTATACAGTGGTATTATAAATATTACAATATCAGTTTACAATAA
- the galU gene encoding UTP--glucose-1-phosphate uridylyltransferase GalU, producing the protein MKVKKAIIPAAGLGTRFLPVTKAQPKEMLPIVDTPTIQYIIQEAVEAGIEDILIITGRNKRAIEDHFDKSFELEMTLQQKGKTDVLKMVQDISNMANIHYIRQKEPKGLGHAIYCGETFIKDEPFAVLLGDDVVWSPQKPCIKQLIDAYEKYNTSIIGVQEVPHSEVYKYGIISGNKIDDRLYKIDDLVEKPSVDTTPSNIAILGRYIITPEIFEILKYTKKGAGGEIQLTDALKTLSITKCMYAYVFEGKRYDVGNMMGFLTAMVEFALRKDSIKDEFKEYLIHLLKNEPRT; encoded by the coding sequence TTGAAAGTCAAAAAAGCTATAATACCCGCTGCAGGATTAGGCACAAGATTTTTACCTGTAACAAAAGCTCAGCCTAAAGAAATGCTCCCTATAGTAGATACTCCTACTATTCAATATATAATTCAAGAAGCAGTTGAGGCAGGAATAGAAGATATATTAATTATAACAGGAAGAAATAAACGAGCTATAGAAGACCATTTTGATAAAAGTTTTGAATTAGAAATGACTTTACAACAGAAGGGAAAAACAGATGTTTTAAAGATGGTACAGGATATATCGAATATGGCTAATATTCATTATATAAGGCAAAAAGAACCTAAAGGTTTAGGTCATGCTATATACTGTGGTGAAACCTTTATTAAAGATGAGCCTTTTGCTGTATTACTAGGAGATGATGTAGTATGGTCTCCTCAAAAACCATGTATTAAGCAGCTTATTGATGCATACGAGAAATACAATACTAGCATTATTGGAGTACAAGAAGTACCTCATAGCGAGGTTTATAAATATGGAATTATATCAGGCAATAAAATAGATGATAGACTTTATAAAATAGATGATTTAGTTGAAAAACCCTCAGTAGATACTACTCCTTCAAATATAGCTATACTAGGAAGGTATATAATAACACCAGAAATTTTTGAAATACTTAAATACACCAAAAAAGGAGCAGGAGGAGAAATTCAATTAACCGATGCATTAAAAACCTTAAGTATTACTAAATGTATGTATGCATATGTTTTCGAAGGCAAAAGATATGATGTGGGAAATATGATGGGCTTCTTAACTGCAATGGTTGAATTTGCATTAAGAAAGGATAGTATAAAAGATGAATTTAAGGAATATTTGATACATTTATTAAAAAATGAACCAAGGACTTAG
- a CDS encoding ATP-dependent DNA helicase codes for MDDKNKIKISVRNLVELVLRHGDLDNRFKSSVRAVEGTKAHQKVQGMQKSNYQAEVCLKHEFELEEFIFVVEGRADGIIIPEEDDDLVIIDEIKSTAIQLEKIDQNFNLLHWAQAKTYAYIYSLQNDLDSIEVQLTYFHIKTSAIKKIKQCYTKKDLKEFFYDVLNKYIVWAKMLQEWKTVRNESIKTVDFPFKNFREGQRKLAVGVYRSIKDKKNIFIEAPTGIGKTISTIFPAVKALGEGLREKLFYLTAKTITRQAAEEAFGVLRKKDLRFKTITLTAKEKICFLDECKCNPDDCKFAKGHFDRINEALLDIIRNEDDLSRTVIEQYANKHKVCPFEFALDLAIWADCVICDYNYVFDPIVYLKRFFETDESNYTFLIDEAHNLVDRAREMYSAQLNKQDFLDLKRKIKDSEPKIIKHLNKVNSFMLTMKKQCGDNNYHIQSSEPDELYYILMKLSRELEEWLSENQKADYYNELLELYFDVYSFLKISEFYDEKYITYVEKDKKDVKLKLFCQDPSLMLSMCINRGKSSVFFSATLTPLEYFRDILGGNEQDYTMYLESPYDPDNLQLYIAHQISTRYKDRDKTKDLIVSNIEKIVNNKKNYLIFFSSFKYMNNIADIFIERNPEVNVIVQSNNMSEIEREDFLKQFNENNTETLAGFCVLGGLFSEGIDLKGDRLSGAIVVGVGLPQICLERNIIRDYFNEKNSKGFEYAYMYPGMNKVLQAVGRVIRTEDDKGTVLLIGERFAYNSYKKMFPKHWNVKYLR; via the coding sequence ATGGATGATAAAAATAAAATAAAAATATCTGTCAGAAATTTAGTTGAATTAGTGCTTAGACATGGTGATTTAGATAACAGGTTTAAATCAAGTGTAAGAGCAGTAGAAGGGACTAAAGCTCATCAAAAAGTTCAAGGGATGCAAAAAAGTAACTACCAAGCAGAGGTTTGCTTAAAACATGAGTTTGAATTAGAAGAGTTTATATTTGTTGTTGAAGGTAGAGCGGATGGAATAATTATACCAGAGGAAGATGATGATTTAGTAATTATAGATGAAATAAAATCAACAGCAATTCAATTAGAAAAGATAGATCAAAATTTTAATTTATTACATTGGGCTCAAGCTAAAACATATGCTTATATATATTCGTTACAAAATGATTTAGATAGTATAGAAGTTCAATTAACGTATTTTCATATAAAAACAAGTGCAATTAAAAAAATAAAACAGTGTTATACGAAAAAAGACTTAAAAGAGTTTTTTTATGATGTATTAAATAAATATATTGTATGGGCTAAAATGCTTCAAGAATGGAAAACAGTACGAAATGAGTCAATTAAAACAGTTGATTTTCCATTTAAAAATTTCAGAGAAGGTCAAAGAAAGCTAGCAGTTGGTGTGTATAGATCGATAAAGGATAAAAAGAATATATTTATAGAGGCTCCCACAGGTATAGGAAAAACTATATCAACTATATTTCCAGCGGTAAAAGCTTTAGGAGAAGGCTTAAGAGAAAAATTGTTTTACCTCACAGCTAAGACTATTACAAGACAAGCAGCAGAAGAAGCTTTTGGGGTACTTAGAAAAAAAGATTTGAGGTTTAAGACAATTACACTAACAGCCAAAGAAAAAATATGTTTTTTAGATGAATGCAAATGCAATCCTGATGACTGTAAATTTGCAAAAGGACATTTTGACAGAATCAATGAAGCACTACTAGATATTATTAGAAATGAAGATGATTTATCAAGAACTGTTATAGAGCAATATGCAAACAAGCATAAAGTTTGTCCATTTGAATTTGCATTAGATTTAGCTATATGGGCAGATTGTGTAATATGTGACTATAATTATGTATTTGATCCAATAGTGTATTTAAAGCGTTTTTTTGAAACGGATGAAAGCAATTATACATTCTTGATAGATGAAGCACATAATTTGGTTGATAGAGCAAGAGAAATGTATTCTGCACAATTAAACAAACAGGATTTTTTGGATTTGAAAAGAAAGATAAAAGACAGTGAGCCTAAAATCATAAAGCATTTAAATAAAGTTAATTCATTTATGTTAACAATGAAAAAACAATGTGGTGACAACAATTATCATATCCAAAGTAGTGAACCAGATGAACTATATTATATATTGATGAAGCTCAGTAGAGAACTAGAAGAATGGTTATCAGAGAATCAAAAAGCTGACTATTATAATGAGCTATTAGAGCTTTACTTTGATGTGTATTCATTTTTAAAAATATCAGAATTTTATGATGAAAAATATATAACATATGTAGAGAAGGACAAAAAAGACGTAAAGTTAAAGCTTTTTTGCCAAGATCCATCATTGATGTTATCCATGTGCATTAACCGTGGAAAATCATCAGTTTTCTTTTCAGCTACATTAACACCCCTAGAATATTTTAGAGATATTTTAGGAGGAAACGAACAAGACTATACAATGTACCTAGAAAGTCCATATGATCCTGATAATCTACAACTTTACATCGCACATCAAATTTCAACAAGATATAAAGATAGGGATAAAACAAAGGATTTAATAGTGAGCAATATAGAGAAAATAGTTAATAATAAAAAGAACTACCTTATATTTTTTTCTTCATTTAAATACATGAACAATATAGCTGATATTTTTATAGAGAGAAATCCAGAAGTTAATGTAATAGTTCAAAGTAATAATATGAGTGAAATAGAAAGAGAGGATTTTTTAAAGCAGTTCAATGAAAATAATACAGAAACATTAGCAGGTTTTTGTGTATTAGGAGGATTGTTTTCGGAAGGAATAGATTTAAAAGGAGATCGGCTAAGCGGTGCAATAGTAGTAGGAGTTGGATTACCACAGATATGTCTTGAGAGAAATATAATAAGAGATTATTTTAATGAAAAAAATTCAAAAGGCTTTGAATATGCTTATATGTATCCGGGTATGAATAAAGTGCTTCAAGCAGTAGGAAGGGTAATTCGTACAGAAGATGATAAGGGAACAGTGCTTTTAATAGGTGAAAGATTTGCTTATAATAGCTATAAAAAAATGTTTCCAAAGCATTGGAATGTTAAATATCTAAGATGA
- a CDS encoding rod-binding protein: MDNLNINNNYVAKTVYNSKASSKNKEEQALMKACQNFESLFLNIMLKEMNKTVGDGGLVQKSSARKMFEEMYTEKLADDLTNKGQGIGLAKVLFENMKNRI; encoded by the coding sequence ATGGACAATTTAAATATTAATAATAATTACGTAGCAAAAACTGTATATAATAGTAAAGCTTCTTCAAAAAACAAAGAAGAACAAGCACTCATGAAAGCATGTCAAAATTTTGAATCTTTATTTCTTAATATTATGTTGAAAGAAATGAACAAGACTGTAGGAGATGGTGGTCTTGTACAAAAAAGTTCCGCAAGAAAAATGTTTGAAGAGATGTATACTGAAAAACTTGCTGATGACTTAACAAATAAAGGTCAAGGGATTGGACTTGCAAAGGTATTATTTGAAAATATGAAAAATAGGATTTAA
- the flgG gene encoding flagellar basal-body rod protein FlgG produces the protein MRSLWTAATAMKAQQLNIDTISNNLANVNTTSYKAQRLEFKDLMYEALKRSNLSDDGGRPVNLEVGHGVMPVATTRSFGQGNIMPTNGTFDLGIDGKGFFEVILPNGEKRYTRDGSFKLSIEDDEKKLVTSNGYYLASEDDSDIIISNDLEDITIDEMGNITGRDEEGAIVDIARIKFVTFMNPEGLLSDGQNLYKATGASGETNALDGEEMTSKIKQGYLETSNVEIVEEMVKMITAQRAYEISSKSIQASEEMMQLTNNLKR, from the coding sequence ATGCGTTCACTATGGACAGCTGCTACAGCAATGAAGGCACAACAGTTAAATATAGATACCATATCAAATAACTTAGCAAATGTTAATACAACTTCATATAAAGCTCAAAGGCTTGAATTTAAAGATTTAATGTATGAAGCATTGAAGAGATCTAATTTAAGTGATGATGGTGGTAGACCAGTAAATTTAGAAGTAGGACATGGAGTAATGCCTGTTGCTACAACTAGAAGCTTTGGACAAGGTAATATAATGCCTACAAATGGTACATTTGATTTAGGTATAGATGGAAAAGGCTTTTTTGAAGTAATATTACCAAATGGAGAAAAAAGATATACAAGAGATGGTTCGTTTAAATTAAGTATAGAAGATGATGAAAAAAAACTTGTAACCTCTAATGGTTATTATTTAGCAAGCGAAGATGATAGTGATATAATAATCAGTAATGATTTAGAAGATATAACAATAGATGAAATGGGTAACATTACTGGCAGAGATGAAGAAGGTGCTATAGTAGATATTGCGAGAATTAAATTTGTAACATTTATGAATCCTGAGGGTCTTTTGAGTGATGGACAAAACTTATATAAAGCTACAGGTGCATCTGGAGAAACTAATGCATTAGATGGTGAAGAAATGACAAGTAAAATCAAGCAAGGTTATTTAGAAACCTCAAATGTTGAGATAGTAGAAGAAATGGTTAAAATGATTACAGCACAGAGAGCTTATGAGATAAGTTCTAAATCAATACAAGCATCAGAAGAAATGATGCAATTAACTAATAACTTAAAAAGATAA
- a CDS encoding flagellar hook-basal body protein, producing MFRSIYISTTSLLQNQKKIDVTSNNLANANTNGYKKDVVITEAFPEILLSKINDKFDMDNHEKFKGVKYQKDEDFICTASINSGYFKVKTDAGNGYAREIKFTVDKEGYLRTFSRNSDNSLNTNGKSYILGRKGPIIVNKENFDIDKMGNIYSDGQKIDNIVTFPSFDVIGTTSGGVRLSNIATDFSQGELYNTGNSLDFGMKGKGFFKIQTPQGVRYTRDGSFSLNNLGEIITSEGYFVLGQYGSIIPEGDSFLINENGEIIKDGEVIDKLDIVNVKNVEHLRKCGDSLYKIEEGMEAEEMPFEGNVLRGYLEHSNISSIKEMVNVINVMRNYESNQKVIKSLDEMLSKAANEIGRV from the coding sequence TTGTTCAGGTCAATATATATATCAACTACATCATTGTTACAAAACCAAAAAAAAATAGATGTAACATCTAACAACTTAGCAAATGCTAACACAAATGGCTACAAGAAGGATGTAGTTATTACTGAAGCATTTCCAGAAATATTATTAAGTAAAATAAATGATAAATTTGATATGGATAACCATGAAAAATTTAAAGGTGTAAAATATCAAAAGGATGAAGATTTTATTTGTACTGCATCCATAAATTCAGGTTATTTCAAAGTAAAAACAGATGCTGGAAATGGATATGCAAGAGAGATAAAATTTACTGTTGACAAAGAAGGGTATTTAAGAACTTTTAGTAGAAATTCGGACAACTCCTTGAACACAAATGGGAAGAGTTATATTCTTGGTAGAAAAGGACCTATAATAGTTAACAAAGAAAATTTCGATATAGACAAAATGGGGAATATATATTCAGATGGTCAAAAAATAGATAATATTGTTACATTCCCTAGTTTTGATGTAATAGGTACGACAAGTGGAGGCGTTAGATTAAGCAACATTGCAACAGATTTTTCTCAAGGAGAATTATACAATACTGGTAATTCATTAGATTTTGGTATGAAAGGTAAAGGATTTTTCAAAATACAGACGCCACAAGGTGTTAGATATACTAGAGACGGTTCGTTTTCTTTAAATAATTTGGGAGAAATAATCACTTCAGAAGGATATTTTGTATTAGGGCAATATGGGTCAATAATACCTGAAGGTGACAGCTTTTTGATAAATGAAAATGGTGAAATAATAAAAGATGGTGAAGTTATAGATAAGCTAGATATAGTTAACGTTAAGAATGTTGAGCACTTAAGAAAATGTGGAGATAGTCTTTATAAAATAGAAGAAGGAATGGAAGCTGAAGAAATGCCATTTGAAGGGAATGTACTCAGAGGGTATTTAGAACATTCGAATATTAGCTCTATCAAAGAGATGGTTAATGTAATAAATGTGATGAGAAACTATGAATCAAATCAGAAAGTAATAAAATCTTTGGATGAAATGCTTTCAAAGGCTGCCAATGAAATAGGTAGAGTATAA